The proteins below are encoded in one region of Acidithiobacillus ferrooxidans ATCC 23270:
- a CDS encoding CCA tRNA nucleotidyltransferase → MGRTALNSHQTISGTDNPPSAAQIHRLLRQHWGEGRLQRLYDIGRTAASLGTPAYLVGGCVRDLLQNHPAPDTDLAIEGDVRAVAEACTAQLSGMQCTYHPQFGTAILEYPDGFRLDLARCRVEHYPAPAALPEVRPGDIVADLARRDFTINAMAISLDPGSFGGFLDPHGGRMDLQHGLLRVLHPLSFVDDPTRMLRGLRFAVRFHLRLEPGTHVLLKTALARDIFARLSGARLWRELKYVLELEDLAGVFEKLDAWQLWPLLRPVPPEPETLLASMKRGRQEITWFHRHFPGERLFDTAVLLTLIWRHIPWAEAEKRLHCWPVADGHHILRDLQFLSEVSAALAQATRPSAAAQLWASLSLPGILALLAEHPESDAVAESGRHYLLKQRALKSPLSGRDLQAMGLAPGPQLGKVLRRLYEAHLDGEIEDKETARQWLIRQGILPSIQP, encoded by the coding sequence ATGGGACGAACCGCGCTGAACTCTCACCAGACCATATCCGGCACCGACAACCCCCCATCCGCTGCACAGATCCACCGGTTGCTGCGGCAGCATTGGGGCGAGGGGCGCCTGCAGCGCCTGTACGACATCGGCAGAACCGCAGCAAGTCTCGGCACGCCGGCCTATCTGGTGGGTGGTTGCGTTCGCGACCTTCTGCAAAACCATCCTGCACCGGACACAGATCTGGCCATAGAGGGGGATGTCCGCGCCGTCGCTGAAGCTTGTACCGCCCAGTTGTCCGGCATGCAATGTACCTATCATCCACAATTTGGTACCGCCATCCTCGAGTACCCCGATGGATTCCGGCTGGATCTGGCGCGTTGCCGCGTCGAGCACTACCCTGCACCCGCCGCGCTGCCGGAAGTACGGCCCGGCGATATCGTCGCGGATCTCGCCCGCCGCGATTTCACCATCAATGCCATGGCCATCTCCCTGGACCCGGGCAGTTTTGGCGGCTTCCTAGACCCCCATGGGGGACGCATGGATCTGCAACACGGCCTGCTGCGCGTGCTGCACCCCCTTTCCTTTGTGGATGACCCCACCCGCATGCTGCGCGGACTGCGTTTTGCCGTGCGTTTTCACCTGCGACTGGAACCTGGTACCCATGTTCTGCTCAAGACGGCGCTGGCCCGGGATATTTTCGCCCGGCTCAGCGGCGCACGTTTATGGCGTGAGCTGAAGTATGTGCTTGAACTAGAGGATCTCGCCGGGGTTTTCGAAAAGTTGGATGCCTGGCAGTTATGGCCTCTGTTGCGTCCGGTACCACCGGAACCGGAGACGCTCCTTGCCAGCATGAAGCGCGGTCGACAGGAGATCACCTGGTTTCACCGCCACTTCCCTGGCGAGAGACTTTTCGATACCGCCGTGTTGCTGACCCTGATCTGGCGGCATATCCCTTGGGCGGAGGCGGAGAAACGCTTACACTGTTGGCCTGTGGCCGACGGTCACCATATTCTGAGGGATCTGCAATTCCTGTCCGAAGTGTCGGCGGCCCTGGCGCAGGCCACTCGCCCCAGTGCGGCGGCGCAATTATGGGCGTCGCTGTCGTTACCCGGCATACTCGCGCTGCTTGCGGAGCATCCGGAAAGCGACGCAGTTGCCGAAAGTGGCCGCCACTATCTGCTGAAGCAGCGTGCGCTGAAATCGCCGCTCAGCGGCCGGGATCTGCAAGCCATGGGCTTGGCGCCCGGCCCTCAACTTGGTAAGGTACTGCGTCGCCTGTACGAAGCCCACCTGGATGGCGAGATCGAAGATAAGGAAACCGCGCGACAATGGCTTATCAGACAAGGCATCCTGCCGTCCATCCAACCGTGA
- the pcnB gene encoding polynucleotide adenylyltransferase PcnB yields MVSIKSFITKQLNLPDSAVEMAAAPSSLSSGIPGARVTPRSQHNVSRLQISDSALQVLNGLHRAGFQAYLVGGSVRDLLLGREPKDFDVATDAHPEQVRKLFRRNARLIGRRFILVHVQFGNEIIEVATFRGSANGKEDESSEHSETGRILADNVYGSLEEDARRRDFTANALYYNIADRSILDFSTGMEDLQAGRLRVIGDPEQRYREDPVRMLRAVRFAAKLGFTLDAAAQAPIAACRKLLQEVPSARLFEETLKLFLTGNAQTSFEHLRQMGLFAALFPQVDALLDDARYGSARILLQGALQGTDARLLDGKSVTPAFLFAALLWPALQQERQLLEQQGKPETVALQQAASGVLQECAGRISVPRRFALPMREIWDLQARFMRRGGRRPHALLAHPRFRAAFDFLNLRSQSGEIPATLVEWWEQFQTADHDGRRALIERARLEETGQEPALGPLPATSRRRPRRRRRSNHAKQGETSQPGGSDDGHDDGRAGND; encoded by the coding sequence TTGGTATCCATAAAATCATTTATTACCAAGCAGTTGAACCTGCCCGACAGTGCCGTCGAAATGGCGGCGGCGCCCTCATCGTTATCGTCCGGCATCCCCGGTGCGCGGGTCACACCGCGCAGTCAGCACAACGTATCCCGGCTGCAGATCAGCGACAGCGCCCTGCAAGTGCTCAATGGCCTGCACCGTGCCGGCTTTCAGGCCTATCTGGTGGGCGGCAGTGTCCGCGATCTGCTGCTCGGACGAGAGCCCAAGGATTTCGACGTCGCAACAGATGCGCACCCGGAACAGGTCCGCAAGTTATTTCGCCGCAATGCCCGGCTGATCGGCCGACGGTTCATTCTGGTCCATGTGCAGTTTGGCAACGAGATCATAGAAGTGGCCACCTTCCGCGGCAGTGCGAACGGCAAGGAAGACGAATCCAGCGAGCACAGCGAAACGGGACGCATACTGGCAGACAACGTCTACGGCTCTCTGGAAGAGGACGCGCGGCGCAGGGATTTCACCGCCAACGCGCTCTATTATAATATTGCCGACCGCAGCATTCTGGATTTCTCCACCGGCATGGAAGATTTGCAGGCCGGCCGACTGCGCGTCATCGGTGATCCGGAACAGCGCTACCGGGAAGACCCTGTGCGGATGCTGCGGGCGGTCCGTTTTGCCGCGAAGCTTGGGTTCACTCTGGATGCTGCCGCCCAGGCACCGATAGCTGCCTGCCGGAAACTCCTGCAGGAAGTGCCCTCGGCGCGGTTGTTTGAGGAAACGCTGAAGCTTTTCCTGACCGGCAATGCGCAGACCAGCTTTGAGCACCTGCGCCAGATGGGATTGTTTGCGGCCCTGTTTCCACAGGTGGATGCGCTTCTGGACGACGCACGATACGGCTCCGCCCGCATCCTCCTGCAAGGTGCGTTGCAGGGCACCGATGCGCGGCTGCTCGACGGTAAATCGGTGACGCCCGCGTTTCTCTTTGCCGCGCTGCTCTGGCCTGCCCTGCAGCAGGAACGACAGTTGCTGGAACAACAGGGGAAGCCCGAGACAGTTGCCCTGCAGCAGGCCGCCAGCGGCGTTCTGCAGGAGTGCGCGGGGCGGATCTCTGTTCCCCGCCGCTTCGCCCTGCCCATGCGTGAAATCTGGGACTTACAGGCGCGTTTCATGCGCCGTGGCGGGCGTCGCCCCCATGCGCTGCTAGCCCACCCGCGTTTCCGCGCCGCCTTCGATTTCCTGAACCTGCGCAGCCAGAGCGGAGAAATACCAGCTACTTTGGTAGAATGGTGGGAACAATTCCAGACCGCGGATCATGATGGCCGGCGCGCCCTGATCGAACGTGCCCGCCTCGAAGAAACGGGACAGGAACCCGCGCTGGGACCACTTCCGGCAACTTCGCGGCGCCGCCCTCGGCGGCGACGGCGCAGCAATCATGCGAAACAGGGCGAAACCTCCCAGCCGGGCGGCTCGGACGACGGCCATGACGACGGACGAGCCGGCAACGATTGA
- a CDS encoding glycosyltransferase family 2 protein — protein sequence MTASIIVPCHNESGSLQTLYTRVRAVMDEAGEPWEMICINDGSGDDTLLQLIALHHQDRRVRVIDLSRNFGKEAALTAGLDAALGEAAIPLDADLQDPPELIPELLARWREGFDVVNAVRLSREGESWLKRASAHVFYRIINRMSDVGIPPDTGDFRLLSRPVLEALQALPERRRFMKGLFAWVGFRSTNVYYHRAPRHAGKTTWSYWRLWNLAVEGITSFSQVPLQLAAYLGFAVSLLAFLYAVWLVISTLAYGNPVKGYPSIMVTLLFLGGVQLMALGVIGEYLGRIYEESKHRPIYLVRQVWGGEHPTQAVQPQDHP from the coding sequence GTGACTGCCTCCATCATCGTCCCATGCCACAACGAATCCGGGAGTCTCCAGACTCTCTACACCCGTGTCCGTGCCGTCATGGACGAAGCGGGCGAGCCGTGGGAGATGATTTGCATCAATGACGGCAGCGGAGATGATACACTATTGCAGTTGATTGCCCTGCATCACCAGGATCGTCGGGTCAGAGTTATTGATTTATCCAGGAATTTTGGCAAGGAAGCGGCGCTCACCGCCGGGCTCGATGCCGCACTGGGAGAAGCCGCCATTCCGCTGGATGCTGACCTGCAAGACCCGCCCGAACTGATTCCCGAGCTTCTTGCCCGATGGCGGGAGGGGTTTGATGTGGTGAACGCCGTTCGCCTCTCCCGCGAAGGAGAATCATGGCTCAAACGCGCCTCTGCCCATGTCTTTTATCGGATCATCAATCGCATGAGCGACGTGGGGATCCCGCCGGACACGGGTGATTTCCGGCTGTTGTCCCGTCCGGTTCTGGAGGCCCTGCAGGCGCTTCCCGAACGCAGACGATTCATGAAGGGTTTATTTGCCTGGGTCGGTTTTCGCAGCACGAATGTGTACTACCATCGTGCGCCTCGCCATGCGGGAAAAACCACCTGGAGCTATTGGCGGCTATGGAATCTCGCCGTAGAAGGTATTACTTCCTTTAGTCAGGTACCATTACAACTTGCCGCTTATCTGGGTTTTGCGGTTTCGCTGTTGGCCTTTCTTTATGCCGTCTGGCTGGTAATCAGCACCCTGGCGTACGGAAACCCGGTAAAGGGTTATCCATCCATCATGGTTACCCTGTTGTTCCTGGGTGGCGTGCAGCTCATGGCCCTGGGGGTGATCGGTGAGTACCTCGGTCGGATCTATGAGGAAAGTAAGCACAGACCGATTTACCTGGTCAGACAAGTGTGGGGCGGGGAGCATCCCACCCAGGCTGTTCAGCCGCAGGACCATCCCTGA
- the guaB gene encoding IMP dehydrogenase — MQLIGEALTFDDVLLVPAHSAVLPRDVQIATQLSRRIRLNIPLLSAAMDTVTEAAMAIGLAQEGGIGIIHKNMSPDQQAALVRRVKKFESGVIKDPITTRADVSIREVLQVMAVHGISGVPVVDGERLEGIVTHRDLRFETRMDAPVSSVMTPRERLVTVPEGTSLDVTKALLHQHRIEKILVVNDRFELRGLITVKDIRKATEHPLACRDGQGRLLVGAAVGVGDGTDARVQALAEAGVDVIIVDTAHGHSQGVLDRVRWVKNQFPDVDVIGGNIATGEAALALVDAGADAVKVGIGPGSICTTRIVAGVGVPQVTAISNVANALAGTGVSLIADGGIRYSGDFAKALAAGAHAVMVGGLLAGTDEAPGEIELYQGRSYKAYRGMGSLGAMQQGSADRYFQDASPEAPKLVPEGVEGRVPYKGPAGQVIHQLLGGLRSSMGYLGAEDLSALRSRARFIKITQAGVRESHVHDVNITKEAPNYRVE, encoded by the coding sequence ATGCAACTGATCGGCGAAGCCCTCACCTTTGACGATGTGCTCCTCGTTCCCGCCCATTCGGCGGTGCTCCCCCGTGATGTGCAGATCGCGACCCAACTCAGCCGACGCATCCGGCTGAACATTCCGCTGCTCTCGGCCGCGATGGATACGGTAACCGAAGCTGCCATGGCCATCGGACTTGCGCAAGAGGGCGGGATCGGCATCATTCACAAGAATATGTCTCCGGACCAGCAGGCCGCTTTGGTGCGGCGAGTCAAAAAGTTTGAGTCTGGCGTTATCAAAGACCCCATTACCACCCGCGCCGATGTGAGCATTCGCGAAGTGTTGCAGGTGATGGCCGTGCATGGAATTTCCGGCGTGCCCGTCGTGGATGGGGAGCGTCTGGAGGGCATTGTGACGCACCGCGATCTGCGCTTTGAAACACGCATGGATGCCCCGGTGAGCAGTGTCATGACGCCCAGGGAACGACTGGTCACGGTGCCGGAAGGGACCAGTCTGGATGTCACCAAGGCATTGCTGCACCAGCATCGCATTGAAAAAATCCTGGTGGTGAATGACCGCTTCGAATTGCGCGGGCTGATTACGGTCAAGGATATCCGAAAAGCTACCGAACACCCGCTGGCCTGTCGTGATGGGCAAGGCCGCCTGCTGGTGGGCGCGGCGGTAGGCGTCGGCGACGGTACCGACGCGCGGGTACAGGCGCTGGCGGAGGCGGGGGTCGATGTCATTATCGTCGATACGGCCCATGGCCACAGCCAGGGTGTGCTTGACCGGGTACGCTGGGTGAAGAATCAATTTCCGGATGTGGATGTGATCGGCGGCAACATCGCTACTGGAGAGGCCGCCCTGGCGCTGGTGGACGCGGGCGCTGATGCCGTCAAGGTGGGTATCGGACCGGGCTCCATCTGTACGACGCGTATTGTTGCCGGGGTAGGTGTGCCACAGGTCACGGCCATCAGTAATGTGGCGAACGCGCTGGCGGGTACGGGCGTATCGCTCATTGCCGACGGCGGCATCCGCTATTCCGGAGACTTCGCCAAGGCCTTGGCCGCGGGGGCGCATGCGGTCATGGTCGGTGGCCTGCTTGCGGGTACCGACGAAGCGCCGGGCGAAATCGAACTCTATCAGGGCCGTTCCTACAAGGCGTATCGTGGCATGGGCTCGCTGGGGGCCATGCAGCAGGGGTCTGCCGACCGCTATTTTCAGGATGCCAGTCCGGAGGCCCCCAAGCTGGTGCCCGAAGGCGTGGAAGGCCGGGTACCCTATAAGGGACCGGCCGGGCAGGTGATTCACCAGCTCCTCGGTGGCTTGCGCTCCAGCATGGGCTACCTGGGGGCAGAAGATTTGTCGGCCCTGCGCAGCCGTGCCCGCTTCATCAAGATTACCCAGGCGGGCGTGCGTGAGAGCCATGTCCACGACGTGAATATCACCAAAGAAGCGCCCAATTACCGGGTGGAGTGA
- the guaA gene encoding glutamine-hydrolyzing GMP synthase: MQERILILDFGSQFTQLIARRVREAHVYCEIHPYNMALAEIWAWRPKGIILSGGPSSVHDVDAPSVDPALFAMGLPVLGICYGLQLMAQLLGGRVGKAEHREYGRAHLQIKEAIGPFLPFGAAGAAEEVWMSHGDRIESMPDGFRVLASSANSPLAAIGDSARNFYGVQFHLEVAHTPRGAEMLTAFVRGVCGCTGDWTMHSYVDTAVATIRAQVGKGRVIAALSGGVDSAVAVVLIHRAIGDQLTCIFVDNGLLRFGEAEKVATVFRNYFQIPLQVVDARQRFLDVLADVTDPEKKRKAIGNLFIEIFEEESKHLEGADFLAQGTLYPDVIESISFKGPSATIKSHHNVGGLPERMRLQLVEPLRELFKDEVRELGRELGMPEEVIRRQPFPGPGLAIRCLGAVDEHRLEVLRRADRIVMEEIRDAGLYGRLWQAFAVLLPVRSVGVMGDARTYDETVALRAVESADGMTADWAHIPYEVLGRISTRIINEVAGINRVVYDISSKPPATIEWE, translated from the coding sequence ATGCAAGAACGTATCCTGATTCTCGATTTTGGTTCGCAGTTCACCCAGCTTATTGCGCGGCGGGTGCGCGAAGCGCACGTCTATTGCGAAATTCACCCCTACAATATGGCGCTGGCGGAGATATGGGCTTGGCGGCCCAAGGGGATCATTCTGTCCGGAGGGCCATCGTCGGTGCACGATGTCGATGCCCCATCCGTTGATCCTGCCCTGTTTGCCATGGGCTTGCCAGTCCTCGGTATTTGTTACGGCCTGCAGTTGATGGCCCAGTTACTGGGTGGGCGGGTAGGCAAGGCGGAGCATCGGGAATACGGCCGCGCGCACCTTCAGATAAAGGAAGCGATCGGACCGTTTCTACCCTTTGGAGCGGCAGGCGCTGCCGAAGAAGTCTGGATGAGTCACGGCGACCGGATAGAATCCATGCCCGATGGTTTCCGGGTGCTGGCCAGCAGCGCCAATTCACCGCTGGCGGCCATTGGCGACTCTGCACGCAACTTTTATGGTGTGCAGTTCCATCTGGAGGTCGCCCATACCCCCCGCGGCGCGGAGATGCTCACGGCCTTCGTGCGCGGCGTATGCGGCTGCACTGGCGACTGGACCATGCACTCTTATGTGGACACGGCAGTGGCGACGATCCGTGCCCAGGTGGGCAAGGGCCGGGTCATCGCCGCGCTTTCCGGCGGGGTGGATTCGGCCGTGGCGGTGGTGCTCATTCATCGCGCCATCGGCGACCAGCTTACCTGTATTTTTGTGGATAACGGGCTGTTGCGCTTTGGGGAAGCGGAGAAGGTGGCGACGGTCTTTCGCAATTACTTTCAGATTCCCCTGCAGGTGGTGGATGCCCGGCAGCGTTTTCTGGATGTACTGGCGGATGTCACCGATCCCGAAAAGAAGCGCAAGGCCATCGGTAATCTGTTCATCGAGATTTTTGAGGAAGAGTCGAAGCATCTGGAAGGCGCCGATTTCCTGGCGCAGGGTACCCTTTATCCTGACGTGATCGAGTCCATCTCGTTTAAGGGTCCCAGCGCGACCATCAAGTCTCACCATAACGTGGGTGGCTTGCCGGAGCGCATGCGCTTGCAACTGGTGGAGCCTTTGCGTGAGCTGTTCAAGGACGAAGTACGTGAACTCGGCCGTGAGCTGGGCATGCCCGAAGAAGTGATCCGGCGTCAGCCCTTCCCGGGGCCTGGTTTGGCCATCCGCTGTCTGGGGGCGGTTGATGAACATCGCCTCGAAGTCCTGCGCCGTGCCGACCGTATCGTCATGGAAGAGATCCGTGATGCCGGATTGTATGGTCGTCTCTGGCAGGCTTTTGCGGTATTGCTGCCGGTGCGCAGTGTCGGCGTGATGGGCGACGCGCGGACCTATGATGAAACCGTCGCCCTGCGCGCGGTGGAGTCGGCGGATGGCATGACCGCAGACTGGGCGCATATACCCTATGAAGTGCTGGGACGCATCTCCACCCGGATCATCAACGAGGTCGCCGGGATCAATCGGGTGGTTTACGATATTTCATCCAAGCCGCCGGCTACTATCGAGTGGGAGTGA
- a CDS encoding FitA-like ribbon-helix-helix domain-containing protein: MAILTVRNVPDDVHRALRVRAARHGRSTEAEVREILAAAVKPSSRVCMGEALAAIGRKIGLTNEDFAVFESVRDKTPAKPLRFD; encoded by the coding sequence ATGGCAATCCTGACTGTAAGAAATGTGCCGGATGACGTGCATCGCGCTTTGCGCGTGCGGGCGGCCCGGCACGGTCGCAGCACGGAAGCGGAGGTGCGCGAGATTCTGGCGGCTGCGGTCAAACCTTCGAGCCGCGTGTGCATGGGGGAAGCCCTGGCCGCCATCGGCCGCAAGATCGGTCTGACCAATGAAGATTTCGCCGTTTTCGAGAGTGTGCGCGACAAGACGCCGGCCAAACCGTTGCGCTTCGACTGA
- a CDS encoding type II toxin-antitoxin system VapC family toxin: MIVLDTNVVSEAMKPEPDAAVRAWLNEQAAETLYLSSVTLAELLFGIRALPAGKCKNMLDRALTELLELFKDRVLPFDTDAARHYADLAVTAKNGGRGFPTPDGYIAAVAASRGFIVASRDTSPYEAAGVTVINPWKDA; this comes from the coding sequence ATGATCGTCCTGGATACCAACGTCGTTTCCGAGGCGATGAAGCCGGAGCCAGACGCGGCCGTGAGGGCTTGGCTGAACGAACAGGCGGCGGAAACCTTGTATCTGTCGAGCGTCACGCTGGCCGAGTTGCTGTTCGGCATCCGGGCGCTGCCGGCGGGCAAGTGCAAGAACATGCTCGACCGCGCCCTGACCGAACTGCTGGAGCTGTTCAAGGATCGGGTGCTGCCCTTCGATACGGATGCAGCGCGCCACTATGCCGACCTGGCCGTGACGGCCAAGAACGGCGGGCGCGGCTTCCCGACGCCAGACGGCTACATCGCGGCTGTTGCCGCATCGCGGGGCTTCATCGTGGCATCACGCGACACGTCGCCCTATGAAGCGGCCGGCGTGACCGTCATCAATCCCTGGAAGGATGCATGA
- a CDS encoding AbrB/MazE/SpoVT family DNA-binding domain-containing protein, with translation MTAGVRTMTATATLSSKFQISIPKAVREEQHWEAGQEFVFIPKGKGVLVMPVPEMAQLVGIAKGARTDNVRDREDRY, from the coding sequence ATGACCGCAGGAGTGCGAACCATGACCGCCACAGCCACCTTGTCGAGCAAGTTCCAGATTTCCATCCCCAAGGCCGTGCGCGAAGAGCAGCACTGGGAAGCCGGGCAGGAGTTCGTGTTCATTCCCAAGGGCAAGGGCGTGCTGGTGATGCCGGTGCCCGAGATGGCGCAGTTGGTCGGTATCGCCAAGGGCGCCCGCACCGACAATGTTCGTGATCGCGAGGATCGCTACTGA
- a CDS encoding PIN domain-containing protein yields MTATPYVVDTSAWIEWLADTALGRRLGKQFPDRPQCIVPTIALIAKTDGID; encoded by the coding sequence ATGACGGCAACGCCGTACGTGGTCGATACCTCGGCATGGATCGAATGGCTTGCGGACACCGCGCTGGGCAGGCGTCTGGGAAAACAGTTTCCGGATAGGCCGCAGTGCATCGTGCCGACCATCGCGCTGATCGCCAAGACCGATGGGATAGATTGA
- a CDS encoding APC family permease yields MASIQLQNIKNRLRREGSLQGLILACVGASIGSGWLFGPLYTAQQAGPYAVGSWMIGAFAILLLALVFAELGPLIPRAGAVVHLAHVGNGPIIGHMWSWILFLSYATIAPIEVTAILTYANNYLPGLLQQHSDLLSVKGFAIALVLLAFFVAINFLVVHWVLKINNGATWWKISIPVLTIGVLLATSWHPGNFVVHAQNATADFHGMFVAVATSGVIFSLLGFRHAIDLAGESKNPKRDVPIAVIGSVLIASGIYVALQIAFIGAIHPADLAAGGWRHLRFSGINGPFAALAAAVGAGWLAVLLYVDAFVSPGGAALIYTTTAARVTLATADTGAAPPWVACINRRGVPWASLILLYVVGAVFFFPFPSWQKMVGYIASMTVLSYVIGPVALIQLRRAMPDLERPFRLWAAPVIAPFTFVVASWIVFWSGLNTLNFIFGTLFALLIFYALTGIWRKGRWSAMGWQYMWWIIPYFLGLWGISWLSPAVLGGTGVLGFFPGMAAVAVLSLLIFYVAIHQAVADSTMRAYMQHFRKREADAP; encoded by the coding sequence ATGGCATCCATACAGCTCCAGAATATAAAAAACAGACTGCGGCGAGAGGGTTCTCTGCAAGGCCTTATACTTGCCTGTGTGGGCGCTTCAATTGGCTCTGGGTGGCTGTTTGGACCACTATATACCGCGCAGCAGGCAGGGCCCTACGCGGTCGGTTCATGGATGATCGGCGCCTTCGCCATCCTTTTGCTGGCGCTGGTTTTTGCGGAACTTGGTCCGCTGATTCCCCGGGCTGGGGCAGTGGTTCATCTGGCCCACGTGGGAAACGGCCCGATCATTGGCCATATGTGGAGCTGGATCCTCTTTCTCTCTTATGCCACCATCGCGCCTATCGAAGTTACGGCCATACTGACCTACGCCAATAATTACCTCCCGGGATTGCTACAGCAGCATTCTGACCTGCTCAGCGTCAAGGGTTTCGCCATCGCGCTGGTGTTGCTGGCCTTTTTTGTTGCCATCAATTTTCTGGTGGTGCACTGGGTGTTGAAAATCAACAATGGCGCTACCTGGTGGAAAATTTCGATTCCTGTATTGACGATTGGGGTATTGCTCGCCACATCCTGGCACCCCGGTAATTTCGTGGTGCATGCACAGAATGCCACGGCCGATTTTCACGGGATGTTCGTTGCCGTGGCCACCAGCGGTGTGATTTTCAGCCTGCTGGGTTTTCGTCATGCTATCGACCTGGCTGGAGAGAGTAAAAATCCGAAACGGGATGTGCCGATCGCCGTTATCGGCTCTGTCTTGATTGCATCGGGAATTTATGTCGCTTTACAGATAGCTTTTATCGGTGCGATACATCCTGCCGATTTGGCGGCAGGAGGCTGGCGGCATCTGCGTTTTTCTGGAATCAACGGTCCTTTTGCCGCCCTTGCCGCTGCGGTGGGGGCCGGCTGGCTGGCCGTGCTGCTGTACGTCGATGCGTTTGTATCACCGGGCGGGGCCGCATTGATCTATACCACCACCGCAGCCCGCGTTACCCTGGCGACCGCTGATACCGGAGCAGCGCCCCCGTGGGTGGCATGCATCAATCGGCGCGGTGTTCCCTGGGCCAGCCTGATTTTGCTGTACGTAGTCGGTGCGGTGTTCTTTTTTCCCTTTCCCTCCTGGCAGAAAATGGTGGGTTATATCGCTTCCATGACGGTACTGTCGTATGTCATCGGTCCTGTTGCGCTGATTCAATTGCGCCGCGCGATGCCGGATCTGGAACGCCCTTTTCGCCTGTGGGCAGCACCAGTTATCGCACCCTTCACCTTCGTCGTGGCCAGCTGGATCGTGTTCTGGTCGGGTCTGAATACCCTGAATTTCATTTTCGGCACTTTGTTCGCCCTGCTCATCTTTTATGCCCTCACCGGTATCTGGCGGAAAGGAAGATGGTCCGCAATGGGGTGGCAGTATATGTGGTGGATTATTCCCTATTTCCTGGGTTTGTGGGGAATCAGTTGGCTGAGCCCGGCGGTTCTGGGCGGAACCGGGGTGCTTGGATTTTTTCCCGGCATGGCGGCAGTGGCCGTTTTGAGCCTGCTGATATTTTATGTGGCCATTCATCAGGCGGTGGCGGACAGTACCATGAGAGCCTACATGCAGCATTTCAGAAAGCGGGAAGCGGATGCGCCGTGA